A genomic region of Alicyclobacillus sp. SO9 contains the following coding sequences:
- a CDS encoding cytochrome b N-terminal domain-containing protein, whose amino-acid sequence MNWTKTLRKGVSEKLTWDNLLPSEQPTYVSSLVYSFGVFTLSSLVFCVASGVIMSAKGPLWYQHSSLGDFMRSIHFWSVQAFFFFMTMHLVGQFFMGAWREGRAVTWVIGVLSFGVSVVEAFTGYLSRGDFFAQWNQVQSKDAFNGAGLNGFLNILNNGQVYGLHIAVLPLILVGLVGWHLLAVRSKGVVPPYPARIGKEGDRQ is encoded by the coding sequence ATGAACTGGACAAAGACCCTTCGCAAGGGAGTTTCCGAGAAACTAACTTGGGATAATTTATTACCATCTGAACAACCGACATACGTTTCGTCACTCGTCTACAGTTTTGGGGTTTTTACGCTCAGCAGCCTCGTGTTTTGCGTTGCGTCAGGAGTGATTATGTCAGCTAAGGGTCCATTATGGTACCAGCACTCCAGTCTCGGCGATTTCATGCGAAGCATTCACTTTTGGAGCGTACAAGCGTTCTTCTTTTTCATGACTATGCACCTCGTTGGGCAATTTTTTATGGGAGCATGGCGAGAAGGCCGTGCAGTCACATGGGTTATCGGTGTGCTGTCATTCGGTGTATCCGTTGTCGAAGCCTTTACAGGATATCTGTCAAGAGGCGATTTCTTTGCTCAATGGAACCAAGTACAAAGTAAAGATGCGTTTAACGGAGCAGGTTTGAACGGGTTCCTAAACATTCTTAACAACGGGCAAGTGTATGGTCTGCATATTGCCGTGCTTCCCCTCATTCTAGTTGGTCTCGTCGGGTGGCATCTCTTGGCAGTTAGAAGCAAAGGCGTTGTGCCGCCATATCCGGCGCGCATTGGCAAAGAAGGTGACAGGCAATGA
- a CDS encoding phospho-sugar mutase has protein sequence MKSNRVVERQNRSDTDAEFEKWLNQSTLPQDLRRELVQIQGDREKIRHHFGQSLKFGTGGMRGILGPGPNRMNIYTVRKATWALGKFLLQLDSQVKTRGVAVGYDSRHKSEEFALQVGLTLAALGIKSFVSPYLCPTPEVSFTVRHLQAAAGVMITASHNPPEYNGYKVYGADGCQFLPDVTEQIRRMMDDVEDIFSIQTASLDNSTKNGLLQRTNESVRDTYVRRVVEELSFSSNSPSNREALHIVYTPLHGTGNIPVRKALHLAGYKHVDIVTQQAQPDPNFSTVESPNPGSEEALNLGVDLADQVNADMVLGTDPDCDRVGIAVRDKERNFIHLSGNQTGALMADFVLRRQREEGTLPQNGLLFKTIVTSDLGQAVAQAYDISVENTLTGFKYIGHRATEEELTGEHPFIMGYEESYGYLLSDIVRDKDGVQACVVAAEMAAYYKGQGLTLGDRLDELFQQFGTYAEFSYSIPLEASGAEEQRTQFMDNLRKTPPQVTGLELLRIEDYLHSISRNTEHLSDNAAESQLSLPKSNVLKYIFKDQSWMAIRPSGTEPKMKIYLAAHGIDKEDTDTKIQNMRQSLAEVPSFG, from the coding sequence ATGAAATCAAACAGAGTCGTTGAAAGACAAAACCGCAGTGACACAGACGCGGAGTTTGAAAAGTGGCTGAACCAAAGCACACTCCCGCAAGACTTGCGCCGTGAACTTGTCCAAATTCAAGGTGACAGAGAGAAGATTCGTCATCATTTTGGTCAATCACTGAAGTTTGGTACAGGCGGAATGAGGGGCATACTTGGCCCAGGGCCTAATAGAATGAACATCTACACAGTTCGAAAAGCAACGTGGGCACTCGGAAAGTTCTTGTTACAACTGGACAGTCAAGTAAAAACCAGGGGTGTCGCTGTCGGCTATGACAGCAGACATAAGTCAGAGGAATTCGCATTGCAGGTAGGTCTCACCTTGGCTGCACTCGGTATCAAATCGTTTGTCTCGCCGTACCTATGCCCCACACCGGAAGTCTCCTTTACGGTTCGCCACTTGCAGGCAGCTGCAGGAGTCATGATAACTGCAAGTCACAATCCTCCGGAATATAACGGCTACAAGGTATACGGTGCAGATGGATGCCAATTTCTTCCTGATGTCACCGAACAAATTAGGCGGATGATGGACGACGTAGAGGACATCTTTTCCATTCAAACAGCCTCTCTTGACAACAGCACTAAAAATGGACTGTTACAGCGCACGAATGAAAGTGTAAGAGACACATACGTTCGTCGGGTTGTGGAGGAGTTGTCGTTTTCATCAAACTCTCCATCAAACAGAGAGGCACTGCACATTGTTTACACGCCGTTGCATGGGACAGGGAACATTCCTGTTAGAAAAGCGCTTCACCTTGCGGGTTACAAGCACGTTGACATTGTAACGCAACAGGCACAGCCGGATCCCAACTTCTCGACCGTAGAGAGCCCCAATCCTGGTTCGGAAGAAGCTTTGAACTTAGGAGTTGATTTGGCTGACCAAGTCAACGCAGATATGGTTCTCGGCACCGACCCGGATTGTGACCGGGTTGGTATCGCTGTCCGCGACAAAGAGCGTAATTTTATTCACTTAAGCGGCAACCAGACTGGAGCTCTAATGGCTGACTTTGTTCTACGACGGCAGCGTGAAGAAGGAACTCTTCCCCAAAATGGATTGCTGTTCAAAACCATCGTAACTTCCGACTTGGGACAGGCTGTGGCTCAGGCTTACGATATTTCTGTTGAAAACACTCTGACGGGCTTTAAATACATTGGGCATCGTGCGACGGAAGAAGAACTAACTGGAGAGCATCCATTTATCATGGGGTACGAGGAGAGCTACGGATACCTTCTGTCTGACATCGTGAGAGATAAGGATGGTGTTCAGGCCTGCGTTGTAGCTGCTGAGATGGCAGCATACTATAAAGGGCAAGGTTTGACCCTGGGAGACAGGCTGGATGAGCTTTTTCAGCAATTCGGGACCTATGCAGAATTCAGCTACAGTATTCCTCTTGAGGCAAGCGGTGCCGAGGAACAAAGAACGCAGTTTATGGACAATCTGCGCAAGACACCGCCTCAAGTGACGGGGCTTGAGCTCCTCAGAATTGAAGACTATCTGCATTCCATAAGTCGGAACACCGAACACCTCTCTGATAATGCCGCGGAGTCTCAGTTAAGCTTGCCAAAATCAAATGTACTGAAATACATTTTCAAAGACCAATCGTGGATGGCAATTCGTCCCTCAGGAACCGAGCCAAAAATGAAGATCTATCTAGCGGCACATGGAATAGACAAAGAGGATACAGACACTAAAATACAAAACATGAGGCAAAGTCTCGCAGAAGTTCCGAGCTTCGGCTAG
- a CDS encoding GH36-type glycosyl hydrolase domain-containing protein — protein MILNNSQLQEHAREFALTTEVRRRKALSVKFWPTFRSDMNFLHRFAEQLTGHRPACTQPAEDWLLDHVSFIETQAQTVAREFPAGYLRKLPKLIKNGMPRVYALCSDYLDHVEGHYNVASFLAYIQAYQEVSVLKTDECWALQNAMRVVIIHRLAEDFQEVSYRNQVCTSVTGLLDGLRSTAKSLTDAEIRSLLNKRTGEKPLDPAEIVHLVQHLSEWDADVRSVKDWLSAHIDNNENSLEQMVSFEHRLQSTLQVTCGNLVTSLHVLEREPWRPVFTAISQVEQILVGNPPHEYKQLDESSRDLLRSRVVDAAKQLEVPETLVAQTAIRLSGKGDEGTLKSVKSVRSNGTFIPPSDTNSVRPRSANLAYYLLDANGMKSLRQELCQVAKPRRLPQLTIRRRPLASYLGAMTVWFAVLLVLGVLWTTYGTSPRVVSLLAAAVALVLPVTEWVVPLVHNMIEHCCKPTPLLRYDFSKTVPDDARTMVTMPIIWGELAEVDDVIMRLEVHYLGNRQQNLHFAVLADFPDSDSVTQAHDDQLVGYAAEKIRQLQNKYGKQKFFLFHRSRQYNPVDKVYMGWERKRGKLVEFAELLKGSRHTSFTTIVGDTALLEEIRYVFTVDHDTKLPIGVVSRLAGTLHFPFNRPRLNETQTRVVEGFGVLQPRIGISYESTQKSRFARLWAREPGIDPYAFAISNPYQDLFGQAIFVGKGIFDVDVFYKTLVQRIPDNQILSHDVLEGGFLRTGLTADIEVVEEYPTTIYEHQIRQHRWIRGDWQLLKWLGTRCKDREGNKQKIDLYGLTKWHIVDNMRRSLLSPVLFVVALLGLFALPGREAIWETIVMLTIFRPFLAGLFRTLTLQSGARTLHVLFVQNLFTLLTLPFEAVLSMDAILRSLFRMAVTRRNLLEWTTAAQMAKRNNHKTTFVYEPAGYILAGFFVVTAWLWGGRGDLAIGIVALCLWLSARPFARQLNLSPMPRDMTFVKSAEPELNRLARDIWSFYRKYVTEEESWLPPDNVQYHPKEIVAHRTSPTNIGLYLACVVAAQDLGYIDITEMLDRLERSLTTVEKLEKWRGHLLNWYDTRAAKAISPRYVSTVDSGNLVGCLIVVRQALEHLVLEHKHTDLRVNRETVAEKADFIDWMQSVTTRIDSFIRDTDFSALYNGSERLFSLGYHVDTKRLDKVLYDLLASEARQTSFIAIALGQVPVSHWFTLGRTMTLADGHKTLMSWSGTMFEYLLPNLFMRTYPNTIWDSTYQGVISRQQSYADSRKIPLGVSESGYYAFDYQHNYQYRAFGVPGLGFDRGLEQHVVATPYAAVLALPYAQTRALAALAQFEELGAKGAYGFYEAVDFSRQRLPRGHKHEIVQSFMAHHQGMSMLSITNLLKQDVMVKRFHSDLRVQSADLLLQERIPEKAALIEKPVGLSAPEPNLEHSEEEALRTYTHPTPTPEVDVLGNGHMTSVVTNDGNGYLGWNGHVITRWREDPVFDTSGVAVYLMDTLSDKVWSAASFPCKAARNVTAAFGLDKATFETEYDGISSQLDVVVSPETDAEIRRLRITNHTRDSRILEVTSFLELALASQAADSAHPAFSKLFVETSHDAKEQWLLAKRRAREEDEPETWAAHSVYASRYEAGDYEFETDRAAFIGRGCSLRDPGGLTQRLRGSTGSVADPAFIMRRTVQLPPEESTSIYFVTGVAESKEEVVSIMETLREPAQADHAFHLAWIRSQVDLRHMHLTQIQALFAHSLAGRLLYDGPHTELRQEAISNNTLGQTSLWPLGLSGDLPILTVSVRNKGDLPFVMQLAHQHQYLMKLGLQSDLVVLDEIEGSYQNKLIDQLRSELESRGIAPMERIVGLQVEQLEPSELTLLKSVSRVYLRAGGPSIHAQLQLDFASIRISKTIPLAITAALKPSTAQSPSADDTEFFNGWGGFIENGRAYQIHVHQGKYLSRPWTNVITNPNFGCILTELGTGYSWWRNSRECKVTPWTNDAVLDRPGEALYLRDLGSSDLWSAAPKPAGDERPYIVTHGFGFTEIHHIRTELSHTMKVTVPQQDPLKIIELQLENTSDFPKALSVTYYAEWVLGVMREQQAPYMLSSWDEETSSLMVRNQFQEDFRDAVGFMHISTSADETSTSWTSDRTNFIGRTGFDSAPAALYDNHLDKQTGIFSNSCGAVQKAISIPSGESVTVTILLGCTNSIDEVRSLVRKYDWNGTVRSIEGRPYYRALAEAKSHWDGIIGQLQVETPDRKMDILLNGWLLYQAQTSRLWARTAFYQAGGAFGFRDQIQDALAFLHADADITRHQILYHAQHQYEEGDVQHWWHEETHKGIRTRFSDDLLWLPYAVSRYIFQTGDSGILDERISFLTSDPLEDDELERYEDTVVSNEESSLLDHCLRAITHAMEYGEHGLPLMGIGDWNDGMNRIGAQGRGESVWLGWFLLDILKRFGSIDGVPQEDAEKLLHAAEKLQQNLNESAWDGGWFRRAFTDDGRWLGTIENKECRIDAIAQSWSVLSDGTSQQRQERAMRSFDRELVDRELNLARLLTKAFDETNPSPGYIQGYPPGIRENGGQYTHGVIWSIIAWTILKRHDKAFELFSMLNPISHTSTKEGVQAFGNEPYVMSADVYTAAPHEGRAGWSWYTGAASWMYQAGIEYVLGIQRQSDRLYIRPCVPRDWKSYSVSYRYKSSVYNIEVLCVHSHEDAAKWIIDHQQEVIQPYLKLDDDHQSHSVKVYAAPLSLDTVG, from the coding sequence ATGATTCTAAATAACAGCCAATTGCAGGAACACGCCCGGGAATTCGCCCTAACGACCGAAGTAAGACGGCGTAAGGCACTGTCCGTAAAATTCTGGCCGACATTCCGTTCGGACATGAACTTTCTGCACCGTTTTGCCGAGCAATTGACCGGTCACAGACCTGCATGTACGCAGCCGGCGGAGGATTGGCTGCTCGATCACGTTTCTTTCATTGAAACCCAAGCCCAAACTGTGGCACGAGAGTTTCCTGCAGGCTATCTTCGCAAACTTCCGAAACTGATAAAAAACGGCATGCCCCGCGTGTATGCACTGTGCAGTGACTATCTCGACCATGTCGAAGGGCACTACAACGTCGCTTCCTTTTTGGCATACATACAGGCGTACCAGGAAGTCTCGGTGCTAAAAACAGATGAATGCTGGGCTCTGCAAAACGCCATGCGCGTAGTGATTATCCATCGCTTAGCAGAAGATTTTCAGGAAGTGAGTTACCGCAACCAAGTATGCACCTCCGTGACCGGGTTGTTAGACGGACTGCGAAGTACGGCGAAGTCACTGACAGATGCTGAGATCCGCTCTTTACTCAACAAGCGAACAGGAGAGAAGCCGCTCGATCCAGCAGAGATAGTTCACTTAGTCCAACACCTGAGTGAGTGGGATGCTGACGTGAGAAGCGTCAAGGACTGGCTTTCTGCGCACATTGACAACAACGAAAACAGTCTTGAACAAATGGTTTCCTTTGAACACAGGCTTCAAAGTACACTTCAGGTCACGTGCGGAAATCTTGTCACAAGCCTGCATGTCCTCGAGCGAGAGCCGTGGCGCCCTGTCTTTACAGCCATCTCCCAAGTAGAACAAATCCTTGTAGGGAACCCTCCACACGAGTATAAACAATTGGATGAATCAAGCCGTGATTTGCTCCGCTCACGCGTAGTAGATGCTGCTAAGCAGCTAGAAGTACCGGAAACCCTTGTGGCACAAACAGCCATTCGCCTCTCAGGTAAAGGGGATGAAGGCACACTGAAGTCAGTCAAGTCGGTTCGCTCCAACGGGACTTTCATACCCCCCTCGGACACCAACTCGGTGAGACCCCGGTCAGCCAATCTGGCATACTATTTGCTCGATGCAAACGGTATGAAATCACTCCGACAAGAACTATGTCAGGTTGCTAAACCCAGGCGTCTTCCTCAGCTAACCATCAGGCGTCGCCCGTTGGCTTCTTATCTTGGTGCCATGACCGTATGGTTCGCTGTTCTGCTGGTGCTTGGTGTCCTGTGGACCACTTATGGAACGAGTCCCCGAGTTGTGTCTTTGCTCGCGGCGGCTGTCGCGCTGGTATTACCAGTAACGGAGTGGGTTGTACCATTAGTCCACAACATGATTGAACACTGTTGTAAACCGACGCCTCTCCTTAGATACGACTTTTCCAAAACAGTGCCTGATGACGCCAGAACAATGGTGACAATGCCTATCATATGGGGTGAACTCGCAGAAGTAGACGACGTCATCATGCGGCTCGAAGTTCATTATCTTGGGAACAGACAACAGAATTTGCATTTTGCCGTTTTGGCGGATTTTCCTGACTCTGATTCCGTTACACAGGCTCATGACGACCAACTAGTTGGATATGCTGCAGAAAAAATCCGACAGCTTCAGAACAAGTACGGCAAGCAAAAGTTTTTTCTCTTCCACCGTTCCCGACAGTATAACCCAGTGGACAAAGTATATATGGGATGGGAGCGCAAACGCGGTAAATTGGTAGAGTTTGCAGAACTGTTGAAAGGGAGCCGTCATACCAGTTTCACTACAATTGTGGGGGACACAGCATTGCTCGAAGAGATACGTTATGTATTCACGGTCGATCACGATACCAAACTCCCCATCGGCGTTGTCAGCCGCTTAGCTGGAACCCTTCACTTTCCATTCAACAGACCTCGTTTGAACGAAACGCAGACCCGCGTTGTGGAAGGCTTTGGGGTTTTGCAGCCGCGGATTGGCATCAGTTATGAGTCGACGCAGAAATCGAGATTTGCACGACTATGGGCCCGTGAGCCAGGCATTGATCCGTATGCCTTTGCCATCTCTAACCCATACCAGGATTTATTCGGACAGGCCATTTTCGTGGGAAAGGGAATTTTTGACGTAGATGTGTTTTACAAAACCTTGGTACAGCGCATTCCTGACAATCAGATTCTCAGTCACGACGTACTTGAAGGCGGCTTCCTGCGAACCGGTCTCACTGCGGACATTGAAGTGGTAGAGGAATACCCAACTACCATTTACGAGCATCAAATTCGACAGCATCGGTGGATTCGAGGAGACTGGCAATTGCTCAAATGGCTGGGGACACGGTGTAAAGACCGGGAGGGCAATAAGCAAAAAATTGACTTATACGGTCTTACCAAATGGCACATCGTAGACAATATGCGGCGAAGTCTGTTGTCTCCGGTATTGTTTGTTGTAGCGTTACTGGGGCTGTTTGCTTTGCCGGGACGAGAAGCAATCTGGGAAACGATTGTCATGCTGACCATTTTTCGCCCGTTCCTAGCCGGTCTTTTTCGTACGTTGACACTTCAATCTGGGGCTCGTACCCTTCATGTACTGTTTGTGCAAAACTTGTTCACGTTGCTGACGCTTCCATTTGAGGCAGTCCTGTCAATGGATGCCATATTGCGGTCATTGTTTCGCATGGCTGTAACAAGGCGCAATCTTCTGGAATGGACAACTGCAGCCCAGATGGCTAAGCGCAACAACCACAAAACAACGTTTGTCTACGAACCGGCCGGCTACATACTAGCTGGATTCTTTGTCGTGACGGCATGGCTGTGGGGTGGACGAGGTGACTTGGCTATCGGGATTGTCGCTCTATGCTTGTGGCTGTCGGCGAGACCCTTTGCAAGACAGTTAAACCTGTCTCCAATGCCGAGGGACATGACCTTTGTGAAGTCTGCCGAACCAGAGCTGAATAGATTGGCAAGAGACATTTGGAGTTTTTATAGAAAATATGTTACGGAAGAAGAATCATGGCTCCCGCCTGACAACGTCCAGTACCACCCAAAAGAGATTGTAGCGCATCGCACATCTCCCACAAATATCGGATTGTATTTGGCCTGTGTTGTAGCAGCTCAGGATTTAGGCTATATCGACATAACAGAGATGCTGGACCGACTCGAACGCTCACTGACCACTGTCGAGAAACTCGAAAAGTGGCGTGGACATCTTTTGAACTGGTATGACACTCGCGCAGCAAAAGCAATATCGCCAAGGTATGTATCGACGGTGGACTCCGGAAATCTGGTTGGATGTCTGATCGTCGTTCGTCAAGCGCTTGAGCACTTGGTATTGGAACACAAGCACACAGACCTGAGAGTGAATCGCGAGACAGTGGCTGAAAAAGCCGATTTTATCGACTGGATGCAATCCGTTACAACGAGAATTGATTCATTCATCAGAGACACTGATTTTTCCGCACTATACAACGGTTCTGAGCGGTTGTTTTCGCTCGGCTACCACGTGGATACAAAGCGTCTAGACAAGGTGTTGTACGACTTACTTGCATCCGAAGCAAGACAGACGAGCTTCATTGCCATCGCATTGGGACAGGTGCCCGTTTCACACTGGTTTACACTGGGCCGCACTATGACCCTGGCTGACGGTCATAAAACGCTCATGTCCTGGTCCGGTACAATGTTTGAATACTTGTTGCCGAATTTGTTTATGCGAACCTATCCGAATACCATCTGGGATTCAACGTACCAGGGGGTGATTAGCAGGCAACAGAGTTATGCGGACAGTCGAAAAATCCCGTTGGGGGTGTCTGAAAGCGGGTATTACGCCTTTGACTATCAGCACAATTACCAGTATCGGGCGTTTGGGGTTCCGGGGCTCGGTTTTGACAGGGGCCTCGAACAGCATGTTGTTGCGACACCTTATGCTGCTGTGTTGGCTTTGCCCTATGCCCAAACTCGGGCCCTTGCAGCACTAGCGCAGTTCGAGGAACTTGGTGCCAAGGGAGCTTACGGTTTTTACGAGGCAGTGGACTTTTCACGTCAGCGACTTCCTCGGGGCCATAAACACGAGATTGTCCAAAGTTTCATGGCTCATCATCAAGGCATGAGTATGCTTAGCATTACGAACTTGCTGAAACAAGATGTCATGGTGAAAAGGTTCCATTCGGACCTTCGCGTACAGTCTGCGGATCTACTTTTACAAGAGCGGATTCCGGAAAAGGCAGCACTAATAGAAAAACCTGTGGGACTTTCTGCCCCTGAACCCAATCTGGAACATTCGGAGGAAGAGGCACTGCGGACGTATACACATCCCACACCTACTCCGGAGGTCGATGTACTTGGCAACGGGCACATGACCAGTGTCGTGACAAATGACGGAAACGGCTACTTAGGTTGGAACGGTCATGTCATCACGAGATGGCGTGAAGACCCGGTTTTTGATACATCGGGTGTCGCTGTGTATCTGATGGACACACTGTCTGACAAGGTTTGGAGCGCTGCGTCATTCCCCTGCAAAGCAGCGCGAAACGTAACGGCTGCATTCGGACTAGACAAAGCCACCTTTGAAACTGAATACGATGGAATATCAAGTCAGTTAGACGTTGTCGTCTCTCCTGAAACTGATGCGGAGATACGCCGGCTGCGCATCACGAATCATACCCGAGACTCAAGAATTCTTGAAGTCACATCATTTCTTGAGTTGGCCCTCGCCAGCCAGGCAGCAGATAGTGCTCATCCCGCTTTTAGCAAACTGTTTGTCGAAACAAGTCATGATGCAAAGGAGCAGTGGCTTCTCGCGAAACGCCGAGCAAGAGAAGAGGACGAGCCTGAGACTTGGGCTGCGCACAGTGTCTATGCATCTCGATACGAAGCTGGAGATTACGAATTTGAAACGGACCGGGCTGCATTTATTGGCCGGGGCTGTTCACTTCGAGATCCAGGCGGCTTGACACAACGACTTCGGGGCAGTACAGGGTCTGTAGCCGATCCCGCTTTTATTATGCGCAGAACAGTACAATTACCGCCAGAGGAGAGCACCAGCATCTATTTCGTTACGGGGGTTGCAGAGAGCAAAGAAGAAGTTGTCTCGATTATGGAGACGCTGCGTGAGCCGGCTCAGGCTGACCACGCCTTTCATTTGGCGTGGATTCGGTCACAAGTCGATTTGCGACATATGCATTTAACACAGATTCAGGCCCTCTTTGCGCATTCGCTGGCTGGTCGTTTATTGTACGACGGTCCACACACAGAGTTGCGACAGGAAGCTATCTCCAATAACACACTTGGGCAGACGTCACTTTGGCCGCTGGGCTTAAGCGGCGACCTGCCGATTCTGACGGTCAGCGTTCGTAACAAGGGCGATTTGCCATTTGTAATGCAACTGGCGCATCAACACCAGTACTTGATGAAGCTGGGGTTACAGTCTGATTTAGTGGTCCTTGACGAAATCGAGGGAAGCTATCAGAACAAACTCATAGACCAACTGCGTTCAGAATTGGAATCCCGGGGTATTGCACCAATGGAACGAATCGTGGGACTGCAAGTGGAACAGTTGGAACCCTCAGAACTCACATTGTTGAAATCTGTTTCACGCGTTTACTTAAGAGCAGGAGGACCGAGCATTCACGCACAACTGCAACTGGATTTCGCTTCAATACGAATTTCGAAGACAATACCGCTTGCAATAACTGCTGCTTTGAAACCATCAACAGCCCAGTCTCCCAGTGCTGATGATACTGAATTCTTCAACGGCTGGGGTGGATTTATCGAAAATGGGAGAGCATACCAAATACACGTACATCAGGGCAAGTATTTGTCTCGCCCGTGGACAAACGTCATCACAAATCCCAACTTTGGATGCATTCTCACAGAGCTTGGCACCGGATATAGTTGGTGGCGCAATTCTCGGGAATGTAAAGTCACGCCATGGACAAACGATGCTGTGCTCGATCGCCCCGGCGAGGCACTTTATTTGCGCGACTTGGGGTCGTCTGACTTATGGTCGGCAGCCCCCAAGCCGGCAGGTGACGAAAGGCCCTACATCGTTACACACGGTTTCGGATTTACCGAAATTCACCACATTCGAACAGAGCTGTCACATACGATGAAAGTGACTGTACCCCAGCAAGACCCGCTGAAGATTATCGAACTTCAGCTTGAAAACACCAGTGATTTCCCCAAGGCACTGAGCGTGACGTACTACGCTGAGTGGGTTCTCGGCGTGATGAGGGAGCAGCAAGCCCCTTATATGTTAAGTAGCTGGGATGAAGAAACATCGTCGCTGATGGTGCGAAATCAATTCCAGGAAGACTTTCGCGACGCAGTCGGCTTTATGCACATCTCCACTTCAGCTGATGAGACGAGTACTTCCTGGACGAGCGACAGAACCAACTTTATTGGCCGGACAGGTTTCGACAGTGCGCCGGCTGCACTCTACGACAACCACCTTGATAAACAAACCGGGATTTTTTCAAACAGCTGCGGAGCGGTTCAGAAGGCCATTTCAATCCCTTCAGGAGAGAGTGTCACAGTCACAATCTTGCTTGGCTGCACAAATTCCATTGATGAAGTGCGTTCACTTGTTCGAAAGTACGACTGGAACGGCACTGTCAGGTCAATCGAAGGCCGCCCCTACTACCGTGCGCTGGCTGAAGCAAAGTCACATTGGGATGGGATTATAGGACAATTGCAAGTAGAAACACCGGATCGCAAAATGGATATCTTGCTCAATGGATGGTTATTGTACCAGGCGCAGACGAGCCGGCTATGGGCAAGAACAGCGTTTTATCAGGCTGGCGGAGCTTTTGGCTTCCGCGACCAAATCCAGGATGCTTTGGCATTTTTGCACGCTGACGCGGATATCACGCGACATCAGATTTTGTACCATGCACAGCATCAGTACGAGGAAGGAGACGTTCAACACTGGTGGCATGAGGAGACGCACAAAGGAATTCGCACGCGTTTCTCTGACGACTTATTGTGGCTGCCATACGCGGTATCAAGGTACATTTTTCAGACAGGAGACAGTGGCATCCTCGACGAGAGAATTTCGTTTTTAACAAGCGACCCGCTTGAGGATGACGAGTTGGAAAGGTATGAAGATACGGTTGTTTCAAACGAGGAAAGTTCCTTACTTGACCACTGTTTGCGAGCCATAACTCATGCAATGGAGTATGGAGAACACGGACTGCCGCTCATGGGGATTGGTGACTGGAACGATGGAATGAATCGAATCGGCGCACAAGGTAGAGGTGAGAGTGTCTGGTTGGGGTGGTTTTTGCTGGACATCTTGAAGAGGTTCGGCAGTATTGACGGCGTACCGCAAGAAGACGCAGAGAAATTGCTGCATGCTGCAGAGAAACTACAACAGAATTTGAACGAAAGTGCCTGGGACGGCGGCTGGTTTCGTCGCGCGTTTACTGATGACGGCAGATGGTTGGGGACAATTGAGAACAAGGAATGTCGTATTGATGCTATTGCCCAGTCTTGGTCTGTCCTGTCTGACGGTACCTCACAGCAACGTCAGGAACGAGCAATGCGCTCCTTTGACAGAGAACTGGTTGACAGGGAACTTAACCTTGCTCGTTTGTTGACAAAAGCGTTTGACGAAACAAATCCGAGTCCAGGCTACATTCAAGGATATCCGCCAGGTATTCGGGAAAACGGGGGACAGTACACTCATGGCGTTATCTGGAGCATCATTGCGTGGACCATCCTCAAGCGCCACGACAAAGCCTTTGAGTTGTTTTCTATGCTAAACCCTATTTCTCACACTAGTACGAAAGAAGGCGTTCAAGCCTTTGGCAATGAACCGTATGTCATGTCTGCAGATGTCTACACTGCAGCACCCCATGAGGGAAGAGCCGGTTGGTCATGGTACACTGGCGCCGCCAGTTGGATGTATCAAGCTGGGATAGAATATGTTCTTGGTATTCAAAGACAAAGTGACCGACTGTATATTCGTCCCTGTGTACCGCGCGACTGGAAGAGCTACAGCGTAAGCTACAGGTATAAGAGCAGTGTATACAATATAGAAGTTCTGTGCGTTCACAGTCATGAGGATGCAGCGAAGTGGATTATAGACCACCAACAAGAGGTCATCCAACCCTACCTGAAGTTGGATGACGACCATCAGTCACACAGCGTGAAGGTGTACGCAGCTCCCTTGTCACTCGATACTGTCGGATGA